A window from Anopheles ziemanni chromosome X unlocalized genomic scaffold, idAnoZiCoDA_A2_x.2 X_unloc_3, whole genome shotgun sequence encodes these proteins:
- the LOC131292094 gene encoding nuclear RNA export factor 1-like, which yields MPRNIRYGNFRGRDNRGGRYQGGDRRYDAGKQRYDHHDNRMERDDYNDRNRNDRNMTDVKRRVSFNPSNGNRGKGRITKGLIRAHINDDDEAMAGDTYDGVLRTFVNNRKNGIRRRSGSPIPRGGQTGNMNRPRLVQSNTTWYEVKIPYGHKYDKEFILLAIQQAIKPNVFIPLYWRVIESAALFYVEDFKVAELIQKANRTIETPDNRRLILLVRNSQPNSLVNDQLKERMKQAMQKRYNPVTKALNLEKFHADPDLSDILCALARPQIILAAVDIISEHIPELEALNLNDNKLYMLDHLRSMANKIPNLKVLYLAKNKIPYINTLDSLKALKLQELNLEDNPLRQRYEDQTLYVSEVRKRFPKVIKLDNIDLPPPISFDIPEDDQKQPPAKASFLANPASTDLVRQFLEQYYALFDSDNRQPLLEAYHEHALFSLTVNTYHQNNQQKLGAYVSANRNIKHKTDLDTRCRFLKQNRLQVVSYLSELPPTRHDVHSFAVDLTFFTPQMLLLTVTGVFKERKPAGQNEPMRSFHRTMVIVPAGGGFCIRNDMLHINNTLSVQDEKCFKGPRPAVPTPPGATAAAVVPANVAGPAVLPTTAPDDNTKLQMVQALAVTTGMNLEWSRRCLQEMNWDYEQAEFAFRELQKQNQVPQEAFITQ from the exons ATGCCGAGAAACATCCGCTACGGCAATTTCCGTGGTCGTGATAACCGTGGTGGCCGCTATCAAGGAGGAGATCGGCGATATGACGCAG GAAAACAAAGATATGATCACCATGACAATCGCATGGAACGTGATGATTATAACGATAGAAATCGGAACGACAGAAATATGACGGATGTGAAGCGAAGGGTCAGCTTCAACCCGTCCAACGGGAACCGTGGTAAAGGACGCATAACGAAAGGTCTAATTCGCGCGCACAtcaacgatgacgacgaggcGATGGCCGGTGATACCTACGACGGTGTTCTGCGCACTTTTGTCAACAACCGGAAGAACGGTATCAGAAGGCGCAGCGGCTCGCCGATACCGCGTGGCGGACAAACTGGAAACATGAATCGCCCAAGGCTGGTCCAGTCCAACACCACCTGGTACGAAGTGAAAATACCTTACGGCCACAAGTACGACAAGGAATTCATACTACTCGCGATCCAACAGGCCATAAAGCCGAACGTATTCATTCCACTGTACTGGCGGGTGATCGAATCAGCCGCCCTGTTCTACGTGGAGGATTTCAAGGTTGCCGAATTGATTCAGAAAGCTAACCGCACCATCGAAACTCCCGATAATCGTCGTTTGATACTTTTGGTGCGTAACAGCCAACCCAACAGTCTTGTAAACGATCAGCTAAAGGAACGCATGAAGCAGGCCATGCAAAAGCGATACAACCCGGTTACCAAAGCGTTGAACTTAGAGAAATTCCACGCGGATCCGGATCTAAGCGATATCTTGTGCGCTTTGGCTCGCCCTCAAATTATCCTGGCTGCTGTTGATATAATTTCCGAGCATATTCCCGAGCTGGAAGCGCTTAATCTCAACGATAACAAGCTCTACATGCTCGATCATCTGCGGTCGATGGCAAACAAAATTCCCAATCTGAAAGTATTATACCTCGCCAAGAATAAG ATTCCGTACATCAACACACTGGACAGCTTGAAGGCTCTAAAGTTGCAGGAACTCAACTTGGAGGACAACCCACTACGGCAACGCTACGAGGATCAAACACTCTATGTCAG TGAAGTGCGTAAACGGTTCCCGAAGGTCATCAAGCTG GATAATATCGATCTGCCGCCACCGATCAGCTTCGACATCCCGGAGGATGATCAAAAGCAACCGCCGGCCAAAGCATCCTTTCTGGCCAACCCTGCCAGCACCGATTTGGTGCGCCAGTTCCTGGAGCAGTACTATGCGCTGTTCGATTCTGACAACAGGCAGCCGCTGCTGGAAGCCTACCACGAGCATGCATTGTTTTCGCTCACAGTCAACACGTACCATCAAAACAATCAGCAAAA attgGGTGCCTACGTGTCCGCGAATCGTAACATCAAGCACAAAACTGACCTGGATACTCGGTGTCGGTTTCTAAAGCAGAACCGCTTGCAAGTGGTATCGTACCTTTCGGAACTTCCGCCAACCAGGCACGATGTACATTCCTTCGCGGTGGATTTAACCTTTTTCACG CCCCAAATGCTACTACTGACAGTGACGGGTGTGTTTAAGGAGCGTAAACCTGCCGGTCAGAATGAGCCGATGCGATCCTTCCACCGTACGATGGTGATCGTACCGGCCGGTGGTGGATTCTGTATCCGCAACGATATGCTGCACATCAACAACACGCTGTCAGTACAGGACgagaaatgtttcaaagggcCACGGCCAGCGGTGCCAACTCCACCGGGGGCAACGGCAGCGGCGGTGGTCCCGGCAAATGTTGCGGGCCCTGCTGTGTTACCAACGACGGCGCCGGACGACAATACCAAGCTGCAGATGGTGCAGGCGCTAGCGGTCACGACCGGCATGAACCTCGAGTGGAGCAGACGCTGTCTGCAGGAAATGAACTGGGACTACGAGCAGGCCGAGTTTGCGTTTCGCGAACTGCAAAAACAGAATCAAGTCCCCCAGGAGGCATTCATCACGCAATGA